One Halalkalicoccus sp. NIPERK01 genomic region harbors:
- a CDS encoding O-methyltransferase — protein sequence MAHLADDVLRFVRATGPRPDELLEEMDAYAEENGFPHVGPEVGGFLQLTARLSGARSIFEFGSGYGYSAYWFAEALPENGEIVLTEVDEGELEMAREYLARGGYDELASYELGDALDTIERYDGPFDAVLIDHQKERYVEALEAVRGKLAPGAVVIADNAMSAEDVVVFEDLLAHVEGQSVEMNEGTRGIADYLDAVRSDPAFETQVLPLGEGIAVSRFEGKADNTEALGSRR from the coding sequence ATGGCACACCTCGCCGACGACGTGCTCCGGTTCGTCCGAGCGACCGGCCCACGGCCCGACGAACTATTGGAGGAGATGGACGCCTACGCCGAGGAGAACGGGTTTCCCCACGTCGGCCCCGAGGTCGGCGGTTTTCTTCAACTAACTGCCCGCCTCTCGGGCGCGCGCTCGATTTTCGAGTTCGGCTCGGGCTACGGCTATTCGGCGTACTGGTTCGCGGAGGCGTTACCTGAAAACGGCGAGATCGTCCTCACCGAGGTCGACGAGGGCGAGTTGGAGATGGCCCGCGAGTACCTCGCCCGCGGCGGGTACGACGAACTGGCGAGCTACGAACTGGGCGATGCCCTCGACACGATCGAGCGCTACGACGGCCCGTTCGACGCCGTGTTGATCGACCACCAGAAGGAGCGCTACGTCGAGGCTCTCGAAGCCGTTCGCGGGAAACTCGCGCCCGGCGCGGTCGTGATCGCGGACAACGCGATGAGCGCGGAGGACGTGGTGGTGTTCGAGGACCTGCTCGCCCACGTCGAGGGCCAGTCCGTAGAGATGAACGAGGGGACACGCGGGATCGCCGACTACCTCGATGCCGTCCGCTCCGATCCGGCCTTCGAGACGCAGGTGCTCCCGCTGGGCGAGGGGATCGCGGTCAGTCGCTTCGAGGGGAAGGCCGACAACACTGAAGCCCTCGGGTCCCGTCGGTAG
- a CDS encoding acyl-CoA dehydrogenase family protein — MELLTEDVVPEYAREVKAEARDFAEEHIAPNAEECFREGEYPWEILEAGQEAGLVAQDIPEELGGRGLDLVEMLAIAEEFYRADAGIALTLQLASFGAEMVYEYGSEEQREEYLRPVAAGDQITGLAVSEPDTGSDLAGMTTTAEKDGDEYVINGEKYWIGNGVEADWITAFVRTSEENDRYSNHSLIIVPTDAEGYEAEHIPEKMGMRASKQAHITFEDVRVPEENLVGYENGGFFMLADFFNHGRVVVGGHGLGMAAAAIEEAWEFVHEREAFGRNVNEFQAVQHGLADMRMEFEAARALNYRAAKKVRDGENAGLWAAMAKTKSTETATMCAEKGMQFHGGRSILADRRIARVYRDVRIPVIYEGANEIQRNLIYRQS; from the coding sequence ATGGAACTGCTCACCGAGGACGTCGTCCCCGAGTACGCTCGCGAGGTGAAGGCGGAGGCTCGTGACTTCGCCGAAGAACACATCGCCCCGAACGCTGAGGAGTGTTTCCGGGAGGGCGAGTATCCGTGGGAGATCCTCGAGGCCGGACAGGAGGCGGGGCTGGTCGCCCAGGACATCCCCGAGGAACTCGGCGGGCGCGGCCTCGATCTCGTCGAGATGCTCGCCATCGCCGAGGAGTTTTACCGAGCGGACGCCGGTATCGCACTGACCCTCCAACTGGCGAGTTTCGGCGCGGAGATGGTCTACGAGTACGGGAGCGAAGAGCAGAGAGAGGAGTACCTCCGACCCGTCGCCGCGGGCGATCAGATCACCGGGCTGGCGGTCTCGGAACCCGACACGGGAAGCGATCTCGCGGGGATGACCACGACTGCAGAAAAGGACGGCGACGAGTACGTCATCAACGGCGAGAAGTACTGGATCGGCAACGGCGTCGAGGCCGACTGGATCACCGCCTTCGTCCGGACCAGCGAGGAGAACGACCGCTACTCGAACCACTCGCTGATCATCGTCCCCACCGACGCCGAGGGCTACGAGGCCGAACACATCCCCGAGAAGATGGGGATGCGCGCCTCGAAACAGGCCCACATCACCTTCGAGGACGTCCGCGTCCCCGAGGAAAACCTCGTGGGCTACGAGAACGGCGGCTTCTTCATGCTCGCCGATTTCTTCAACCACGGTCGGGTCGTCGTCGGCGGCCACGGACTGGGGATGGCCGCCGCGGCCATCGAGGAGGCCTGGGAGTTCGTCCACGAACGCGAGGCGTTCGGCCGGAACGTAAACGAGTTCCAGGCCGTCCAGCACGGGCTGGCGGACATGCGCATGGAGTTCGAGGCCGCGCGCGCGCTCAACTACCGGGCGGCGAAGAAGGTCCGCGACGGCGAGAACGCCGGGCTGTGGGCGGCGATGGCCAAGACCAAGTCGACGGAGACGGCGACGATGTGTGCCGAGAAGGGGATGCAGTTCCACGGCGGGCGCTCGATCCTGGCCGACCGGCGGATCGCCCGCGTCTACCGCGACGTGCGCATCCCGGTCATCTACGAGGGCGCCAACGAGATCCAGCGCAACCTGATCTACCGCCAGAGCTAG
- a CDS encoding HalX domain-containing protein, protein MSTDAAGNAPVVLVVDDEPQLAELFATWLDDEWDVRIAHDGEEALSRMDEAVEVVVLDRRMPGMSGDEVLDAIHDQGYDPRVIMATAVDPDFDIIEMGFDDYLVKPVSNDELTGTVERVYRRSQYDEIMREYYSLASKRAVLETEKSCEELHGNEEFRELERRLTALRDSVDETVGDLRTHEDFAAAFRDLEG, encoded by the coding sequence ATGTCAACCGATGCCGCGGGGAACGCTCCGGTCGTGCTCGTCGTCGACGACGAGCCCCAGCTCGCGGAGCTGTTCGCGACCTGGCTCGACGACGAGTGGGACGTCCGGATCGCCCACGACGGCGAGGAGGCGCTCTCGCGAATGGACGAGGCGGTCGAGGTCGTGGTGCTCGACCGCCGGATGCCCGGGATGTCCGGCGACGAGGTCCTCGACGCGATCCACGACCAGGGGTACGACCCCCGCGTGATCATGGCCACGGCGGTCGACCCCGATTTCGACATCATCGAGATGGGCTTCGACGACTACCTGGTGAAACCCGTCTCGAACGACGAACTCACGGGGACGGTCGAACGCGTCTATCGCCGCAGCCAGTACGACGAGATCATGCGCGAGTACTACAGCCTCGCCTCGAAACGCGCGGTCCTCGAGACCGAGAAGTCCTGCGAGGAACTCCACGGAAACGAGGAGTTCCGCGAACTCGAACGCCGACTGACGGCGCTCAGGGACTCCGTCGACGAGACGGTCGGCGACCTCCGGACCCACGAGGACTTCGCCGCCGCCTTCCGCGATCTAGAGGGCTAG
- a CDS encoding MFS transporter has protein sequence MALDSNDRSIAGFTMAGHSLVHWFETSIPIFLVVWLAEFDVSVTLLGLIVALGYAPFGIGALPGGILADKYGPKRLVLLCLGGMSLAFLVLALANGIYVVAVGLVCWGAAASVYHPAGLSLISTGVEERGTVFAYHGIAGNVGIALGPFVAATLLIFFPWQLVAALLAIPGLLAVAYGLSADFDPTGAVEEMDASEASDKALSVADLLTNSRTLFASAFAIVFVIVTFEGLFYRGMLTYLPEILQGLPALEGFVAGPDLEGIEPSRYIYVGFLVVGIVGQYAGGKLTDRMAPGRGLLGMFAVLTVLALAFIPVTGMGMAPLLVLCGLLGFFLFAIQPFYQDAVAVHTPANTRGLSYGYTYLGEFGLGSASIAIGGFLLDSFPLATFFAILAAFALTGAALSAGLLAVIDRFDSPRVVEDAGADADD, from the coding sequence ATGGCTCTGGATTCGAACGACCGATCGATCGCCGGCTTCACGATGGCGGGCCACTCGCTGGTCCACTGGTTCGAGACCTCGATCCCCATCTTTCTGGTGGTGTGGCTCGCGGAGTTCGACGTCTCGGTCACCCTCCTGGGACTGATCGTCGCGCTTGGCTACGCCCCCTTCGGGATCGGGGCGCTTCCCGGCGGCATCCTCGCCGACAAGTACGGTCCAAAACGGTTGGTCCTGCTCTGTCTCGGCGGCATGAGCCTCGCCTTCCTGGTCCTCGCGCTCGCGAACGGCATCTACGTCGTCGCCGTCGGCCTCGTCTGCTGGGGGGCCGCCGCGAGCGTCTATCACCCCGCGGGCCTCTCGTTGATCAGCACGGGCGTCGAGGAACGCGGCACCGTCTTCGCCTACCACGGCATCGCCGGCAACGTCGGGATCGCGCTCGGCCCGTTCGTCGCCGCGACCCTGCTGATCTTCTTCCCGTGGCAACTGGTCGCCGCCCTGCTCGCGATCCCCGGCCTGCTCGCGGTCGCCTACGGTCTCTCGGCCGATTTCGACCCCACGGGCGCGGTCGAGGAGATGGACGCCTCCGAAGCTAGTGACAAAGCCCTCTCGGTTGCGGACCTCCTCACGAACTCCCGGACGCTGTTTGCGAGCGCCTTCGCCATCGTCTTCGTGATCGTCACCTTCGAGGGGCTGTTCTACCGGGGGATGCTCACCTACCTGCCCGAGATCCTCCAGGGACTGCCCGCGCTCGAAGGATTCGTCGCCGGCCCCGACCTCGAGGGGATCGAGCCCTCGCGCTACATCTACGTCGGCTTCCTCGTCGTGGGCATCGTCGGCCAGTACGCGGGCGGGAAGCTGACCGACCGCATGGCCCCCGGGCGTGGCCTGCTCGGGATGTTCGCCGTCCTCACGGTCCTCGCGCTGGCGTTCATCCCCGTGACCGGGATGGGAATGGCCCCGCTGCTCGTGCTGTGCGGTCTGTTGGGTTTCTTCCTCTTCGCCATCCAGCCGTTCTACCAGGACGCCGTCGCGGTCCACACGCCGGCGAACACCCGCGGGCTCTCGTACGGCTACACCTACCTCGGGGAGTTCGGCCTCGGGTCGGCCTCGATCGCGATCGGGGGTTTCCTCCTCGATTCGTTCCCGCTCGCGACCTTCTTCGCGATCCTCGCGGCGTTCGCGCTGACCGGCGCGGCCCTCTCGGCGGGCCTGCTCGCCGTTATCGACCGGTTCGACTCGCCGCGCGTCGTCGAGGACGCCGGTGCGGACGCCGACGACTGA
- a CDS encoding tyrosine--tRNA ligase, whose amino-acid sequence MNTAERKRLVTRHTEEVITEEELDDLLEEPDPSIYIGYAPTGEMHIGHFTTIRKLADFLRAGLDVTVLIADLHAHLDDEKSPFDLLEARSAYYEAAIEAMVEAAGANPDEIEFVRGTEFELEEPYTLELYRLLADTTISRAQRAGSEVVRQSDNPKLGGLVYTLMQSLDVAALDADIAYGGIDQRGIYMLAREILPEHGHEKPLCLFAPLLSGLSGGKMSASEAGSKVNLTDDPETVGEKIDGAYCPQGELEENGVLEYLDHLVFPILEEEGEPFVIERPEQYGGNVVYEEYADLEADFLDGELHPQDLKGATGEAIAEVIAPIRERFEADSDLLRQAYPDRYD is encoded by the coding sequence ATGAACACCGCGGAGCGAAAACGCCTCGTCACCCGCCACACCGAGGAGGTGATCACGGAGGAGGAACTCGACGACCTCCTCGAGGAACCGGATCCGAGCATCTACATCGGCTACGCCCCCACCGGCGAGATGCACATCGGCCACTTCACCACCATCAGGAAGCTCGCGGACTTCCTCCGGGCCGGCCTCGACGTGACCGTCCTGATCGCGGATCTGCACGCCCACCTCGACGACGAGAAGAGCCCGTTCGACCTCCTGGAGGCGCGTTCCGCGTACTACGAGGCCGCGATCGAGGCGATGGTCGAGGCCGCCGGAGCGAACCCCGACGAGATCGAGTTCGTCCGCGGGACCGAGTTCGAACTCGAGGAGCCCTACACGCTCGAACTCTACCGCCTGCTCGCGGATACGACGATCTCGCGCGCCCAGCGCGCCGGCAGCGAGGTCGTCCGCCAGTCCGACAACCCCAAGCTAGGGGGGTTGGTCTACACGCTGATGCAGAGCCTCGACGTCGCCGCCCTCGACGCCGACATCGCCTACGGCGGGATCGACCAGCGCGGGATCTACATGCTCGCGCGCGAGATCCTGCCCGAACACGGCCACGAGAAGCCCCTCTGTCTGTTCGCGCCCCTCCTCTCGGGGCTTTCGGGCGGAAAGATGAGTGCGAGCGAGGCCGGATCGAAGGTGAACCTCACCGATGACCCCGAAACGGTAGGCGAGAAGATCGACGGGGCGTACTGTCCGCAGGGGGAACTCGAGGAGAACGGCGTCCTTGAGTACCTCGATCACCTCGTCTTCCCGATCCTCGAAGAGGAGGGTGAACCGTTCGTCATCGAACGACCCGAACAGTACGGCGGAAACGTCGTCTACGAGGAGTACGCCGATCTGGAGGCCGACTTCCTCGACGGCGAGCTCCACCCGCAGGACCTGAAGGGGGCGACCGGCGAGGCGATCGCCGAGGTCATCGCGCCGATCCGCGAACGCTTCGAGGCGGACTCCGACCTGCTACGGCAGGCGTACCCCGACCGGTACGACTGA
- a CDS encoding cyclic nucleotide-binding/CBS domain-containing protein, which produces MNTPVTDLMTSPVRTTAPETPVTEAARDLTNHGIGSLVVGEERIVGIVTESDIVAGVADGTDLASTAVSALMSDPVVTIDPAESVRVAGERMGRNNVKKLPVARDGEAIGIVTTTDLARFLPENSIRMSRQPEPDIGKGEFE; this is translated from the coding sequence ATGAATACGCCCGTCACCGACCTCATGACGTCGCCGGTTCGGACGACCGCCCCCGAGACGCCGGTCACTGAGGCCGCGAGGGATCTCACGAACCACGGTATCGGCTCGCTCGTCGTTGGCGAGGAACGGATCGTGGGGATCGTCACCGAATCCGACATCGTCGCCGGCGTCGCCGACGGGACTGACCTCGCGTCGACGGCGGTCTCGGCGCTGATGAGCGACCCCGTCGTCACGATAGACCCCGCCGAATCGGTGCGTGTCGCCGGCGAGCGTATGGGCCGGAACAACGTCAAGAAACTCCCGGTCGCGCGAGACGGCGAGGCGATCGGGATCGTCACCACGACCGATCTGGCGCGATTCCTCCCGGAGAACTCGATACGGATGTCGCGACAGCCCGAACCCGACATCGGTAAGGGAGAGTTCGAGTAG
- a CDS encoding helix-turn-helix domain-containing protein, which yields MSSVTEAANEGPCAVVDSIDQIGSQWRLVVLHDLQGGEKRFNELKRSTDANSRTLSRVLDDLQELEFVDRRLEEDAPVATYYSLTEKGRSLCPVFDEIECWAEEWL from the coding sequence ATGTCATCCGTCACCGAAGCGGCGAACGAGGGGCCCTGTGCGGTCGTCGACTCGATCGATCAGATCGGCTCGCAGTGGCGACTCGTCGTGCTCCACGACCTGCAGGGCGGCGAGAAGCGCTTCAACGAACTCAAGCGCTCGACCGACGCCAACTCCCGGACGCTCTCGCGCGTGCTCGACGATCTGCAGGAACTGGAGTTCGTCGACCGCAGACTGGAGGAGGACGCCCCCGTCGCGACCTACTACAGCCTCACCGAGAAGGGCCGATCGCTCTGTCCCGTCTTCGACGAGATCGAGTGCTGGGCCGAGGAGTGGCTGTAG
- a CDS encoding DoxX family protein, protein MLPELLTTAVPIAPLQAAGLDAPLVAELFLVGRILFGGVLAFTGLNHFLDTESMVGYADAKGVPAAGLAVPVTGGMLVFGGLGIALGILPTLAAGALVVFLLVTTPLMHDFWAVPEDQRQSEMTAFLKNAGLLGTALVLLALSATAWPYAL, encoded by the coding sequence ATGTTACCTGAGCTGCTCACGACTGCTGTACCGATCGCACCGCTACAGGCGGCGGGTCTCGACGCCCCGCTCGTCGCGGAACTGTTCCTCGTCGGCCGGATCCTCTTCGGCGGCGTCCTCGCGTTCACCGGCCTGAACCACTTCCTCGACACGGAGTCGATGGTCGGCTACGCCGACGCGAAGGGCGTCCCCGCCGCGGGGCTCGCCGTGCCCGTTACGGGCGGGATGCTCGTCTTCGGCGGACTCGGAATCGCCCTCGGGATCCTCCCCACCCTCGCCGCTGGCGCGCTGGTCGTCTTCCTGCTGGTGACGACGCCGCTGATGCACGACTTCTGGGCGGTGCCCGAGGATCAGCGACAGTCGGAGATGACCGCCTTCCTGAAGAACGCCGGCCTGCTCGGGACCGCGCTCGTACTGCTCGCACTGAGCGCGACCGCGTGGCCCTACGCCCTCTGA
- a CDS encoding VOC family protein, translated as MPDEPTPVTDELPDSPIRLSGTDHVTLIGSNEADTVAFYRDLLGMPLVLRQPNLDQPEVTHLFFDTGDGRILTFFVSDDRESDPRPQRTGLGAVHHLAFSVEPERFVETKEAFDEADHHYNEFDRGAFHSIYTRDHNGLVLEFATDKFHIPDDRRAEVLATAQRVREEAGADYVKDEHMEAALEELGLEVDPYDLPDAPTGAGYDR; from the coding sequence ATGCCCGACGAACCCACACCCGTCACCGACGAGTTGCCCGACAGCCCCATCAGGCTCTCGGGAACCGACCACGTCACGCTCATCGGGAGCAACGAGGCCGACACCGTGGCGTTCTACCGCGACCTGCTGGGAATGCCGCTCGTGTTGCGCCAGCCCAACCTCGATCAGCCCGAAGTGACGCACCTCTTTTTCGACACCGGCGACGGGCGGATCCTCACCTTCTTCGTGAGCGACGACCGCGAATCCGATCCCCGCCCGCAGCGCACGGGACTGGGAGCGGTGCATCACCTCGCGTTCAGCGTCGAACCCGAGCGCTTCGTCGAGACCAAGGAGGCCTTCGACGAGGCCGACCACCACTACAACGAGTTCGACCGCGGCGCGTTTCACTCGATCTACACCCGCGATCACAACGGCCTGGTCCTCGAGTTCGCGACCGACAAGTTCCACATCCCGGACGATCGGCGCGCGGAGGTGCTCGCGACCGCCCAGCGCGTTCGAGAGGAGGCGGGCGCCGACTACGTGAAGGACGAACACATGGAGGCCGCTCTGGAGGAACTCGGCCTCGAGGTCGATCCCTACGACCTGCCCGACGCGCCGACCGGCGCCGGCTACGACCGATAA
- a CDS encoding VOC family protein: MTDAPPTTGLHHVTNICTDMDETREFYEDALGWHTVKRTQNYDDPGTPHYYFSSTPEGEPGTTVTYFEYPNSQGRPGPGASHHFAFGVEDRETLESWREHLLDHGVRVSTVKDRTYFRSIYFSDPDGLAFELATQGPGFGVDEDRPGSEEIDPFEAD, encoded by the coding sequence ATGACAGACGCACCACCGACCACCGGACTACACCACGTGACGAACATCTGCACCGACATGGACGAGACGAGGGAGTTCTACGAGGACGCCCTCGGCTGGCACACCGTCAAGCGTACGCAGAACTACGACGACCCCGGGACGCCACACTACTACTTCTCCTCGACCCCCGAGGGCGAGCCGGGAACCACCGTCACCTACTTCGAGTACCCGAACTCGCAGGGTCGGCCCGGCCCCGGCGCGAGCCACCACTTCGCGTTCGGCGTCGAGGACCGCGAGACTCTAGAGAGCTGGCGCGAGCACCTACTGGACCACGGCGTGCGGGTCTCGACGGTGAAGGACCGCACCTACTTCCGGAGCATCTACTTCAGCGATCCGGATGGGCTGGCCTTCGAGCTCGCCACGCAGGGCCCCGGTTTCGGCGTCGACGAAGATCGACCCGGAAGCGAGGAGATCGACCCCTTCGAGGCGGACTGA
- a CDS encoding flavin reductase family protein, with translation MEVDIEELDSAYRLLAGSVIPRPIAWVSTRGEDGENLAPYSFFNVVSVAPPVVMFAPVGTGEDLKDTPRNILDTEEFVVNVVTMDLAEAMNATSATVEKSEFEHAGLERAEGVRVDVPRVADAKVAFECELYDFVEVGRSSMVLGEVVYAHVAEEVTTDGKVDVTKLDAVGRLSGSYYASTRDRFSMERPP, from the coding sequence ATGGAGGTCGATATCGAGGAACTCGATTCGGCCTATCGCCTGCTCGCCGGCTCCGTGATTCCCCGCCCCATCGCGTGGGTCAGCACGCGCGGCGAGGACGGCGAGAACCTCGCGCCGTATAGCTTCTTCAACGTCGTCTCGGTCGCTCCACCCGTGGTGATGTTCGCACCCGTCGGCACCGGCGAGGACCTGAAGGACACGCCGAGGAATATCCTCGACACCGAGGAGTTCGTCGTCAACGTCGTGACGATGGATCTGGCGGAGGCGATGAACGCGACGAGCGCCACCGTCGAGAAAAGCGAGTTCGAGCACGCCGGGTTGGAGCGCGCGGAGGGCGTCCGGGTCGACGTTCCCCGCGTGGCCGACGCGAAGGTCGCCTTCGAGTGCGAACTCTACGACTTCGTCGAGGTCGGCCGGTCGTCGATGGTGCTCGGCGAGGTCGTCTACGCGCACGTTGCCGAGGAGGTCACGACCGATGGGAAGGTTGACGTGACGAAACTCGACGCGGTCGGGCGGCTCTCGGGGAGCTACTACGCGAGCACGCGCGATCGCTTCTCGATGGAGCGCCCGCCCTGA
- a CDS encoding SRPBCC family protein, with protein sequence MDRAPGITERTVDVARTVDAPAEAVWDLLVDTRRWPEWGPSITDVACRDRRIRTGSTGRIRVVGGVWIPFEVTYREAYRWTWEVAGIPATGHRVEPHNGRCRAVFEIPLLAAGYAPVCRLALSRIATLAE encoded by the coding sequence ATGGACCGAGCGCCCGGCATCACCGAGCGGACGGTCGACGTCGCTCGAACCGTCGACGCGCCAGCAGAGGCGGTCTGGGACCTGCTCGTCGACACCCGCCGGTGGCCCGAGTGGGGACCCTCGATCACCGACGTCGCGTGTCGGGATCGCAGGATCCGAACCGGCTCGACCGGCCGGATCCGTGTGGTCGGGGGCGTCTGGATCCCCTTCGAGGTCACCTATCGTGAGGCCTACCGCTGGACGTGGGAGGTCGCGGGGATCCCGGCGACGGGCCACCGGGTCGAACCCCACAACGGACGCTGTCGGGCGGTCTTCGAAATACCCCTGCTCGCGGCGGGCTACGCGCCCGTCTGCCGGCTCGCGCTCTCGCGGATCGCGACTTTGGCCGAGTGA